A region of Streptomyces sp. R44 DNA encodes the following proteins:
- a CDS encoding TetR family transcriptional regulator, with amino-acid sequence MTDPAPRRRGRPSRTEEESGPGARTRILEAARAQFAERGYDKASVRGIAKAAGVDPALVHHYFGTKDEVFAAAIEVSFEPTAVVPAILGGPREAIGERLARFFIGVWENPASRAPLLAIVRSALTHEAAAKVLRTFVLRRLLERIAAELDVPDPGFRAELAASHMIGIVIMRYVIQVEPLASADPERIVEQVAPTLQRYLTEA; translated from the coding sequence ATGACCGACCCGGCCCCGCGCCGGCGCGGCCGCCCGTCCCGTACCGAGGAGGAGAGCGGTCCGGGCGCGCGGACACGCATCCTGGAGGCGGCCCGCGCCCAGTTCGCCGAGCGCGGCTACGACAAGGCCTCGGTCCGCGGCATCGCCAAGGCCGCCGGGGTGGACCCGGCGCTCGTGCACCACTACTTCGGCACGAAGGACGAGGTCTTCGCCGCCGCCATCGAGGTCTCCTTCGAGCCCACGGCCGTCGTCCCGGCCATCCTCGGCGGCCCCCGCGAGGCCATCGGCGAACGGCTCGCGCGCTTCTTCATCGGCGTCTGGGAGAACCCGGCGTCCCGCGCCCCGCTCCTCGCGATCGTCCGCTCCGCGCTCACCCACGAGGCGGCGGCCAAGGTGCTGCGGACCTTCGTGCTGCGCCGGCTCCTGGAGCGGATCGCGGCCGAGCTCGACGTACCGGACCCGGGCTTCCGCGCGGAGCTGGCCGCCTCCCACATGATCGGGATCGTGATCATGCGGTACGTGATCCAGGTCGAGCCGCTGGCCTCGGCGGACCCGGAGCGGATCGTCGAGCAGGTGGCCCCGACCCTCCAGCGCTACCTGACCGAAGCCTGA
- the ilvD gene encoding dihydroxy-acid dehydratase translates to MPELRSRTVTHGRNMAGARALMRASGVPGADIGRKPIIAVANSFTEFVPGHTHLQPVGRIVSDAITAAGGIAREFNTIAVDDGIAMGHGGMLYSLPSRDLIADSVEYMVEAHCADALICISNCDKITPGMLMAALRLNIPTVFVSGGPMEAGRAVLVDGTVRTLDLVDAMSDAVNPEISDEDMLRIEENACPTCGSCSGMFTANSMNCLTEAIGLSLPGNGSLLATHTARKGLYEDAARTVVDITRRYYDEDDASVLPRSIATRAAFENAMALDIAMGGSTNTILHLLAAAQEAEVDYGLPDMDEVSRRVPCLSKVAPNVAKDRTYYMEDVHRAGGIPAILGELYRAGLLNEDVHSVHSRSIKEWLDTWDVRGGAASDEAVELFHAGPGCVRSATAFSQSERWEALDVDAAGGCIRDAAHAYSKDGGLAVLHGNLAVDGCVVKTAGVDESIWTFEGPAVVCESQDEAVQKILLKEVKEGDVVVIRYEGPKGGPGMQEMLYPTSYLKGRGLGKACALVTDGRFSGGTSGLSIGHASPEAASGGTIALVEDGDRIRIDIPNRSIELLVDDETLAARREALGGVYAPKNRERKVSAALRAYAAMATSADKGAVRDVTKLG, encoded by the coding sequence ATGCCCGAGCTGAGGTCCCGCACTGTCACCCACGGCCGCAACATGGCGGGCGCCCGCGCCCTTATGCGCGCCTCCGGTGTACCCGGCGCGGACATCGGCCGGAAGCCCATCATCGCCGTGGCCAACTCCTTCACGGAGTTCGTCCCCGGCCACACCCACCTCCAGCCGGTCGGCCGGATCGTCTCCGACGCCATCACCGCCGCCGGCGGCATCGCCCGCGAGTTCAACACGATCGCCGTCGACGACGGCATCGCCATGGGCCACGGCGGCATGCTCTACTCCCTGCCCTCCCGCGACCTGATCGCCGACAGCGTGGAGTACATGGTGGAGGCGCACTGCGCCGACGCCCTGATCTGCATCTCCAACTGCGACAAGATCACCCCCGGCATGCTGATGGCGGCCCTCCGCCTCAACATCCCGACGGTCTTCGTCTCCGGCGGTCCGATGGAGGCCGGCCGCGCGGTCCTGGTCGACGGCACGGTCCGCACGCTCGACCTGGTCGACGCCATGTCCGACGCCGTGAACCCCGAGATCTCGGACGAGGACATGCTCCGGATCGAGGAGAACGCCTGTCCGACCTGCGGATCCTGTTCCGGCATGTTCACCGCCAACTCGATGAACTGCCTGACCGAGGCCATCGGCCTCTCCCTCCCCGGCAACGGCTCGCTGCTCGCCACCCACACCGCCCGCAAGGGGCTGTACGAGGACGCGGCCCGCACGGTCGTCGACATCACCCGTCGCTACTACGACGAGGACGACGCCTCCGTCCTGCCGCGCTCGATCGCGACCCGAGCCGCCTTCGAGAACGCCATGGCCCTCGACATCGCCATGGGCGGCTCGACCAACACGATCCTGCACCTGCTCGCCGCCGCCCAGGAGGCCGAGGTCGACTACGGCCTGCCGGACATGGACGAGGTCTCCCGCCGGGTGCCCTGCCTGTCGAAGGTCGCCCCGAACGTCGCCAAGGACCGCACGTACTACATGGAGGACGTGCACCGGGCCGGCGGCATCCCGGCCATCCTCGGCGAGCTGTACCGCGCGGGCCTGCTCAACGAGGACGTCCACTCCGTCCACTCCCGCTCCATCAAGGAATGGCTGGACACCTGGGACGTGCGCGGCGGCGCCGCCTCCGACGAGGCCGTCGAGCTGTTCCACGCGGGCCCCGGCTGCGTCCGCTCCGCGACCGCGTTCTCCCAGTCCGAGCGCTGGGAGGCCCTCGACGTGGACGCGGCCGGCGGCTGCATCCGCGACGCCGCCCACGCGTACTCGAAGGACGGCGGCCTCGCCGTCCTGCACGGCAACCTCGCCGTCGACGGCTGCGTCGTGAAGACCGCCGGCGTCGACGAGTCGATCTGGACCTTCGAGGGCCCGGCCGTCGTCTGCGAGTCGCAGGACGAGGCCGTCCAGAAGATCCTCCTCAAGGAGGTCAAGGAGGGCGACGTCGTCGTCATCCGCTACGAGGGCCCCAAGGGCGGCCCCGGCATGCAGGAGATGCTCTACCCCACCTCGTACCTGAAGGGCCGCGGCCTGGGCAAGGCGTGCGCGCTCGTCACCGACGGCCGCTTCTCCGGCGGCACCTCGGGCCTCTCCATCGGCCACGCCTCGCCGGAGGCGGCCTCGGGCGGCACGATCGCGCTCGTCGAGGACGGCGACCGCATCCGCATCGACATCCCGAACCGCTCGATCGAGCTGCTCGTCGACGACGAGACCCTCGCGGCCCGCCGCGAGGCCCTCGGTGGCGTGTACGCGCCGAAGAACCGTGAGCGCAAGGTGTCGGCGGCGCTGCGGGCGTACGCGGCGATGGCCACGAGCGCCGACAAGGGCGCGGTCCGGGACGTGACGAAGCTGGGCTGA
- a CDS encoding ABC transporter ATP-binding protein, whose product MNNPAGEATDTPAITAQNLTATRGDRQALRGIDFTVPTGQVTGLLGPSGCGKTTLMRAIVGTQAKITGTLQVLGRPAGDPTLRSRIGYVTQAPSVYDDLTVRQNLDYFAAVLLPGRGREHRHDRRAAVDRAIEDVDLADHAGSLAGRLSGGQRSRVSLAVALLGTPELLVLDEPTVGLDPVLRRDLWNLFHRLAADRGTTLLVSSHVMDEAERCHRLLLMREGEILAEDTPDDLRRRNDTATVEEAFLHLVDAANTRAARTAAHQERP is encoded by the coding sequence ATGAATAACCCGGCGGGCGAGGCCACGGACACGCCGGCCATCACCGCCCAGAACCTCACCGCCACACGAGGCGACCGCCAGGCCCTCCGTGGCATCGACTTCACCGTCCCCACCGGCCAGGTAACCGGCCTCCTCGGCCCCTCCGGCTGCGGCAAGACCACCCTCATGCGCGCCATCGTCGGCACCCAGGCCAAGATCACCGGCACCCTCCAGGTCCTCGGCCGCCCCGCCGGCGACCCCACCCTCCGCTCCCGCATCGGCTACGTCACCCAGGCCCCGTCCGTCTACGACGACCTCACCGTCCGCCAGAACCTCGACTACTTCGCCGCCGTCCTGCTCCCCGGCCGCGGCCGGGAACACCGCCACGACCGCCGCGCCGCCGTCGACCGGGCCATCGAGGACGTCGACCTCGCCGACCACGCCGGCTCCCTCGCCGGCAGGCTCTCCGGCGGACAGCGCAGCCGCGTCTCCCTCGCCGTCGCCCTCCTCGGCACCCCGGAACTCCTCGTCCTCGACGAGCCCACGGTCGGCCTCGACCCCGTCCTCCGCCGCGACCTGTGGAACCTCTTCCACCGCCTCGCCGCCGACCGCGGCACCACCCTCCTCGTCTCCTCCCACGTCATGGACGAGGCCGAGCGCTGCCACCGGCTCCTCCTCATGCGCGAGGGCGAGATCCTCGCCGAGGACACCCCCGACGACCTCCGCCGCCGCAACGACACGGCCACCGTCGAAGAGGCCTTCCTGCACCTCGTGGACGCGGCGAACACCCGAGCCGCCCGAACCGCCGCCCACCAGGAGCGACCGTGA
- a CDS encoding Ppx/GppA family phosphatase: MRLGVLDVGSNTVHLLVVDAHPGARPLPAHSHKAELRLAELLDERGAIAPDGVERLIATVRDALLAAEDKGCEEVLPFATSAVREASNADAVLARVKDETGVDLQVLTGEEEARLTFLAARRWFGWSAGKLLLLDIGGGSLEVAFGIDEDPDTAVSLPLGAGRLTAGWLPGDPADTADVKALRRHVRAQIARTVGEFSRFGRPDHVVATSKTFKQLARIAGAPGSGEGLYVQRILSRKALEEWVPRLAAMTVPERAALPGVSEGRAGQVLAGALVAEGAMDLLGVEELEICPWALREGVILRRLDHLPEH; encoded by the coding sequence ATGAGACTCGGAGTCCTCGACGTCGGTTCGAACACAGTGCACCTGCTCGTGGTGGACGCCCACCCCGGCGCCCGGCCGCTGCCCGCCCACTCGCACAAGGCGGAGCTGCGGCTCGCCGAACTGCTCGACGAGCGGGGCGCGATCGCGCCCGACGGCGTCGAGCGGCTCATCGCGACCGTGCGGGACGCGCTCCTGGCCGCCGAGGACAAGGGCTGCGAGGAGGTGCTGCCCTTCGCGACCTCCGCGGTGCGCGAGGCCAGCAACGCCGACGCGGTCCTCGCGCGCGTGAAGGACGAGACCGGGGTCGACCTCCAGGTCCTCACCGGTGAGGAGGAGGCCCGGCTCACCTTCCTCGCCGCCCGCCGCTGGTTCGGCTGGTCCGCCGGCAAACTGCTCCTCCTCGACATCGGCGGCGGCTCCCTCGAAGTCGCCTTCGGCATCGACGAGGACCCGGACACGGCGGTCTCCCTCCCCCTCGGCGCCGGCCGCCTCACGGCGGGCTGGCTGCCCGGCGACCCCGCCGACACCGCCGACGTGAAGGCCCTGCGCCGCCATGTGCGCGCGCAGATCGCCCGTACGGTCGGCGAGTTCAGCCGCTTCGGCCGCCCCGACCATGTCGTGGCCACCTCCAAGACCTTCAAGCAGCTCGCCAGGATCGCCGGCGCCCCCGGCTCCGGCGAGGGCCTCTACGTCCAGCGGATCCTGTCCCGCAAGGCCCTGGAGGAGTGGGTCCCGCGCCTCGCCGCGATGACCGTGCCCGAGCGGGCCGCCCTGCCCGGCGTCTCGGAGGGCCGCGCCGGACAGGTCCTCGCGGGCGCGCTCGTCGCGGAGGGCGCGATGGACCTGCTCGGCGTCGAGGAGCTGGAGATCTGCCCCTGGGCCCTGCGCGAGGGCGTCATCCTGCGCCGCCTGGACCACCTGCCGGAGCACTGA
- a CDS encoding ABC transporter permease, whose product MNANRTLATSARVLRQLRHDPRSIALMLLVPCLMLFLLRYVFDGSPRTFDSIGASLLGIFPLITMFLVTSIATLRERTSGTLERLLAMPLGKADLIAGYALAFGLVAVLQSLLATGLALWFLGLDVIGSPWLLLLVALLDALLGTALGLFVSAFAASEFQAVQFMPAVIFPQLLLCGLFTPRDRMAPALEALSDVLPMSYAVDGMNEVLHHPDMTPDFVRDALVVAGCAVLVLGLGAATLRRRTA is encoded by the coding sequence GTGAACGCGAACCGCACCCTCGCCACCTCCGCCCGCGTCCTGCGCCAGCTGCGCCACGACCCGCGCTCGATCGCCCTGATGCTCCTCGTCCCCTGCCTGATGCTCTTCCTGCTCCGCTACGTCTTCGACGGAAGCCCCCGCACCTTCGACAGCATCGGCGCCTCGCTCCTCGGCATCTTCCCGCTCATCACGATGTTCCTGGTGACCTCCATCGCCACCCTCAGGGAACGCACCTCCGGCACCCTGGAACGCCTCCTCGCCATGCCCCTCGGCAAGGCCGACCTCATCGCCGGCTACGCCCTCGCCTTCGGGCTCGTCGCCGTCCTCCAGTCCCTCCTGGCCACCGGCCTCGCCCTCTGGTTCCTCGGCCTCGACGTCATCGGCTCCCCGTGGCTCCTGCTCCTGGTGGCCCTCCTCGACGCCCTGCTCGGCACCGCCCTCGGACTCTTCGTCTCCGCCTTCGCGGCGTCCGAGTTCCAGGCCGTCCAGTTCATGCCGGCCGTGATCTTCCCCCAGCTCCTGCTCTGCGGCCTGTTCACCCCGCGCGACCGCATGGCCCCCGCCCTGGAGGCCCTCTCGGACGTCCTCCCCATGTCGTACGCCGTCGACGGCATGAACGAGGTCCTCCACCACCCCGACATGACCCCCGACTTCGTCCGCGACGCCCTCGTCGTCGCGGGCTGCGCCGTCCTCGTCCTCGGCCTCGGCGCCGCCACCCTCCGCCGCCGCACCGCCTGA
- a CDS encoding protein kinase has translation MPPLRGTGADREAEEPEYAGDYRLQACLGAGGMGVVHLASSASGLRLAVKVVHARYAEDPEFRARFRQEVAAARRVSGAFTAPVVDADPDAVRPWMATLYVPGPTLADQVKRNGPLSPAELRRLTAGLAEALRDIHRAGVVHRDLKPSNVLLTDTGPKVIDFGISRPVDSDLHTETGKLIGSPPFMAPEQFQRPREVGPAADVFALGSVLVHAATGHGPFDSDSPYIVAYQVVHDEPDLTGVPADLAPLVARCLAKEPVERPTPAQIMQALLPPSYAADAFIPAQRRRPSLPEGDSGPAPAWDADTPVRAATPAPPLRRPRFGGRIRPRPTIAVAAALALTAAGLYAALSRPADRGPETPTRPDEVATSFAGWHTPLQEHGPAAAPACAHDAGALYCAARGIGIARLDPVTGQILWSRTAPVQETPDAPVFLADGLVGAADPTAPLRAYAAGDGTPGWTAGGKLPEVYRPAGTAVVLADGVGGIRAIDARSGKELWRHGLTGFTAPLLGSYDAPSGLLTVSESSLDGTRTRVGAIRPATGELVRQWNLDGDLDPLGRSGDGTLVLASLYQSTLVDSLVLVGPGDGDDAPVRKVHLPYRIDLRGMAVRGAVVHLLDAAGRLTAVDTAAPKGRVLWDLETAAGNVSTPVLGPGDRLYFSVQDGRLIAVDTARGAMIGQTRPRMQNGRLGYAPLVPAPLVAGDRVFGTAPDGSVFAVDARDPASW, from the coding sequence ATGCCACCGTTGCGCGGTACCGGTGCCGACCGGGAAGCGGAGGAGCCCGAATACGCGGGCGACTACCGCCTCCAGGCATGTCTGGGGGCCGGCGGCATGGGCGTCGTGCACCTCGCGTCCTCCGCCTCCGGGCTGCGGCTCGCGGTCAAGGTCGTGCACGCACGGTATGCGGAGGACCCCGAGTTCAGGGCGCGTTTCCGCCAGGAGGTCGCGGCTGCCCGCCGGGTCAGCGGGGCCTTCACCGCGCCGGTCGTCGACGCCGACCCCGATGCCGTACGCCCCTGGATGGCGACCCTCTACGTGCCCGGCCCCACCCTCGCCGACCAGGTGAAGCGGAACGGTCCGCTGTCCCCGGCCGAACTGCGCCGGCTCACCGCCGGGCTCGCGGAGGCGCTGCGCGACATCCACCGGGCCGGGGTCGTCCACCGGGACCTCAAGCCCAGCAACGTCCTGCTGACCGACACCGGCCCGAAGGTCATCGACTTCGGGATCTCCCGGCCCGTCGACAGCGATCTGCACACGGAGACCGGCAAGCTCATCGGCTCGCCGCCGTTCATGGCGCCCGAGCAGTTCCAGCGGCCGCGCGAGGTCGGGCCGGCGGCGGACGTCTTCGCGCTGGGCTCGGTGCTCGTGCACGCGGCGACCGGGCACGGTCCGTTCGACTCGGACAGCCCGTACATCGTGGCGTACCAGGTCGTCCACGACGAGCCGGACCTGACGGGGGTGCCGGCGGACCTGGCGCCGCTCGTCGCCCGCTGCCTCGCCAAGGAGCCGGTCGAGCGGCCGACCCCGGCCCAGATCATGCAGGCGCTGCTGCCTCCCTCGTACGCGGCCGACGCCTTCATACCGGCACAGCGGCGGCGGCCTTCCCTGCCGGAGGGCGACAGCGGCCCCGCGCCCGCGTGGGACGCGGACACGCCCGTACGGGCCGCCACGCCGGCCCCGCCCCTCCGCCGGCCGCGCTTCGGCGGGCGGATCCGGCCGCGCCCGACGATCGCCGTCGCCGCCGCGCTCGCGCTGACCGCGGCCGGCCTGTACGCGGCACTCAGCCGGCCCGCGGACCGCGGGCCCGAGACCCCCACGCGCCCGGACGAGGTGGCCACCTCCTTCGCCGGCTGGCACACCCCGCTCCAGGAGCACGGCCCGGCGGCCGCGCCCGCCTGCGCCCACGACGCGGGCGCGCTGTACTGCGCGGCCCGGGGCATCGGCATCGCCCGGCTCGACCCGGTGACCGGGCAGATCCTCTGGTCGCGGACCGCGCCCGTGCAGGAGACCCCGGACGCCCCCGTGTTCCTCGCGGACGGACTGGTCGGGGCCGCCGATCCGACGGCTCCCCTGCGGGCGTACGCGGCCGGCGACGGCACGCCCGGCTGGACCGCGGGCGGGAAGCTCCCCGAGGTGTACCGGCCGGCCGGTACCGCCGTCGTCCTGGCCGACGGCGTCGGCGGCATCCGGGCGATCGACGCCCGGAGCGGCAAGGAGCTGTGGCGGCACGGCCTGACCGGTTTCACGGCCCCCCTCCTGGGGTCGTACGACGCGCCGTCCGGGCTCCTCACGGTGTCCGAGAGCTCCCTCGACGGGACGCGCACGCGGGTCGGCGCGATCCGGCCCGCCACCGGCGAGCTGGTCCGGCAGTGGAACCTGGACGGCGACCTCGACCCGCTGGGCCGCAGCGGCGACGGCACGCTCGTCCTCGCGTCCCTCTACCAGTCCACGCTCGTCGACTCCCTGGTCCTCGTCGGACCCGGCGACGGCGACGACGCCCCCGTGCGCAAGGTGCACCTGCCGTACCGGATCGACCTCCGGGGCATGGCCGTGCGCGGCGCCGTCGTCCATCTGCTCGACGCGGCCGGGCGCCTCACCGCCGTCGACACCGCCGCGCCGAAGGGCCGGGTGCTGTGGGATCTGGAGACGGCCGCGGGCAACGTCTCCACGCCGGTCCTCGGACCGGGCGACCGGCTGTACTTCTCCGTCCAGGACGGCCGACTGATCGCTGTGGACACCGCGCGCGGGGCGATGATCGGCCAGACCAGGCCCCGGATGCAGAACGGCCGCCTCGGGTACGCGCCCCTGGTGCCCGCGCCGCTCGTCGCCGGGGACCGGGTCTTCGGGACGGCGCCGGACGGCTCCGTGTTCGCGGTGGACGCGCGCGACCCGGCGTCCTGGTGA
- a CDS encoding SH3 domain-containing protein, whose translation MPQGEDTMTTRYEVAPGYRVNVRSGPSTKYPIVRVLAQGVTVAIQCQKYGEWVSGPYGTTNIWDSIAPGEYVSDAYVHTGSDKMVAPRCI comes from the coding sequence GTGCCACAGGGGGAGGACACCATGACCACGCGCTACGAGGTCGCACCGGGGTACCGGGTCAACGTGCGCTCGGGACCGAGCACCAAGTACCCGATCGTCCGGGTCCTGGCGCAGGGAGTCACCGTCGCCATCCAGTGCCAGAAGTACGGCGAGTGGGTCAGCGGCCCGTACGGCACGACGAACATCTGGGACAGCATCGCGCCGGGCGAGTACGTCTCCGACGCCTACGTCCACACGGGCAGCGACAAGATGGTCGCACCGCGCTGCATCTGA
- the proC gene encoding pyrroline-5-carboxylate reductase: protein MTQTVAVLGTGKIGEALLSGMIRAGWRPANLLVTARRAERAEELRTRYGVETVTNAEAAKRADTLILAVKPQDMGRLLDELAPHVTADRLVISAAAGIPTSFIEDRLTAGTPVVRVMPNTPVLVDEGMSVISAGSHATPEHLAHTEEIFGGVGKTLRVPESQQDAATALSGSGPAYFYFLVEAMTDAGILLGLPRAQAHDLIVQAAIGAAVMLRDSGEHPVKLREAVTSPAGTTISAIRELENHGVRAALIAALEAARDRSRELASGNS, encoded by the coding sequence ATGACCCAGACCGTCGCAGTCCTCGGCACCGGCAAGATCGGTGAAGCGCTCCTCAGCGGCATGATCCGCGCGGGCTGGCGCCCCGCGAACCTCCTGGTCACCGCCCGCCGCGCCGAACGCGCCGAGGAACTCCGCACCCGCTACGGCGTCGAGACCGTCACCAACGCCGAGGCCGCCAAGCGCGCCGACACCCTCATCCTGGCCGTCAAGCCCCAGGACATGGGCCGGCTCCTCGACGAGCTCGCTCCCCACGTCACCGCGGACCGCCTGGTCATCAGCGCGGCGGCGGGCATCCCCACCTCCTTCATCGAGGACCGCCTCACCGCCGGCACCCCCGTCGTCCGCGTCATGCCGAACACCCCCGTCCTCGTCGACGAGGGCATGTCCGTCATCTCGGCCGGCAGCCACGCCACCCCCGAGCACCTCGCCCACACGGAGGAGATCTTCGGCGGCGTCGGCAAGACCCTCCGCGTCCCCGAGTCCCAGCAGGACGCGGCCACCGCCCTCTCCGGCTCGGGCCCGGCCTACTTCTACTTCCTCGTCGAAGCCATGACCGACGCCGGCATCCTCCTCGGCCTGCCCCGCGCCCAGGCCCACGACCTCATCGTCCAGGCCGCCATCGGCGCCGCCGTGATGCTCCGCGACAGCGGCGAGCACCCGGTCAAGCTCCGCGAGGCGGTCACCTCCCCGGCCGGCACCACCATCAGCGCCATCCGCGAACTGGAGAACCACGGCGTACGGGCCGCCCTGATCGCCGCACTGGAAGCGGCCCGCGACCGCAGCCGCGAGCTCGCCTCCGGCAACAGCTGA
- a CDS encoding sugar phosphate isomerase/epimerase family protein has translation MAEPVVRIPDAKVALSTASVYPESTATAFEIAARLGYDGVEVMVWTDPVSQDIEALRRLSDYHQVPILAVHAPCLLITQRVWSTDPWVKLQRAQAAAEKLGASTVVVHPPFRWQRQYAKDFVTGIWRMADETDVRFAVENMYPWRYKDREMLAYAPEWDVTKDDYRHFTVDLSHTATARTDALAMIDRMGDRLGHVHLADGKGSAKDEHLVPGRGTQPCAELLERLALTGFDGHVVIEVNTRRAMSAAEREADLAEALAFTRLHLASPAARPAPGTAARPTERAPRP, from the coding sequence GTGGCAGAACCAGTGGTGCGCATCCCGGATGCGAAGGTCGCCCTGTCGACGGCCTCGGTCTATCCGGAGTCGACGGCGACGGCCTTCGAGATCGCCGCGCGCCTCGGGTACGACGGCGTCGAGGTCATGGTGTGGACCGATCCGGTCAGCCAGGACATCGAGGCGCTGCGCCGGCTCTCGGACTACCACCAGGTCCCGATCCTGGCCGTGCACGCCCCCTGCCTCCTCATCACCCAGCGCGTCTGGTCCACCGACCCGTGGGTCAAGCTCCAGCGCGCGCAGGCGGCGGCCGAGAAGCTCGGCGCGTCGACGGTCGTCGTGCACCCGCCGTTCCGCTGGCAGCGCCAGTACGCCAAGGACTTCGTGACCGGCATCTGGCGGATGGCGGACGAGACGGACGTCCGGTTCGCCGTCGAGAACATGTACCCGTGGCGGTACAAGGACCGCGAGATGCTCGCGTACGCCCCCGAGTGGGACGTCACCAAGGACGACTACCGGCACTTCACCGTCGACCTCTCGCACACCGCGACCGCCCGCACCGACGCCCTCGCGATGATCGACCGCATGGGCGACCGGCTCGGCCACGTCCACCTCGCCGACGGCAAGGGCTCAGCCAAGGACGAGCACCTCGTCCCGGGGCGCGGCACCCAGCCCTGCGCCGAACTTCTGGAGCGGCTCGCGCTCACCGGCTTCGACGGGCACGTCGTCATCGAGGTCAACACCCGGCGCGCGATGTCAGCCGCCGAACGCGAGGCCGACCTCGCGGAGGCCCTCGCCTTCACCCGGCTCCACCTCGCCTCGCCGGCCGCGCGCCCCGCCCCGGGCACGGCCGCCCGCCCGACCGAACGGGCCCCCCGCCCATGA
- a CDS encoding cysteine hydrolase family protein: MEINENAALVVVDVQKGFEQEFWGRRNNPEAEANIAALIDAWQETGRPVVFVRHDSLQAGSPLEPGTEGNEFKDFVEERRGKGSGPELFVTKSVNSAFYGEPDLDAWLKGAGVGQFVVVGIQTNMCNETTARMGGNLGYDVLFPLDAMHTFDLAGPFGWAQTAEELTRATAVSLHGGRFARVVTTEDVLKGAAAAA, translated from the coding sequence ATGGAGATCAACGAGAACGCAGCGCTGGTGGTCGTCGACGTGCAGAAGGGCTTCGAGCAGGAGTTCTGGGGGCGGCGGAACAACCCTGAGGCCGAGGCGAACATCGCGGCTCTGATCGATGCCTGGCAGGAGACGGGGCGTCCGGTCGTCTTCGTACGGCACGACTCGCTGCAGGCGGGTTCGCCGCTGGAGCCGGGGACCGAGGGGAACGAGTTCAAGGACTTCGTCGAGGAGCGGCGGGGGAAGGGGTCCGGCCCGGAGCTGTTCGTGACGAAGTCCGTGAACTCCGCCTTCTACGGGGAGCCGGATCTGGATGCCTGGCTGAAGGGGGCGGGGGTCGGGCAGTTCGTCGTGGTCGGGATCCAGACCAACATGTGCAACGAGACCACCGCCCGGATGGGCGGGAACCTCGGGTACGACGTGCTGTTCCCGCTGGACGCGATGCACACCTTCGACCTGGCCGGGCCGTTCGGCTGGGCGCAGACGGCGGAGGAGCTGACCCGGGCGACGGCGGTGTCGCTGCACGGCGGGCGGTTCGCCCGGGTCGTGACCACGGAGGACGTGCTGAAGGGTGCGGCCGCGGCCGCTTAG